The following proteins are co-located in the Agromyces laixinhei genome:
- the fdxA gene encoding ferredoxin, with the protein MTYVIALPCVDVKDKACIDECPVDCIYEGERSLYIHPDECVDCGACEPVCPVEAIYYEDDLPEMWSDYYTANVEFFEISMGAAPALGSPGGAAKTGALPFDHPVISALPPQEVRA; encoded by the coding sequence GTGACCTATGTGATCGCCCTCCCGTGCGTCGACGTGAAAGACAAAGCCTGCATCGACGAGTGCCCGGTCGACTGCATCTACGAGGGTGAACGGTCGCTGTACATCCACCCTGACGAGTGCGTCGACTGCGGGGCGTGCGAGCCCGTCTGCCCGGTCGAGGCGATCTACTACGAAGACGACCTGCCCGAGATGTGGTCCGACTACTACACGGCCAACGTCGAGTTCTTCGAGATCTCGATGGGCGCGGCTCCCGCACTCGGCTCGCCGGGCGGTGCTGCGAAGACCGGCGCACTGCCGTTCGATCACCCGGTCATCTCGGCCCTGCCGCCGCAAGAGGTTCGCGCATGA
- a CDS encoding flavin reductase family protein translates to MTDAATARRSTGTPIATTSTTDAFKTAFRGHPAGVALITSMAPDGPVGLTASSVASVSAEPPAISFSVTRATGSAGGLLAAESMLVHFLGAQHVDVARAFARSGQPRFTPEQGWSHLETGEPWLSDAPAALRCRTLHVVQVGGSSLVVAEVLDVFLGEEAPSLLYRDRGFIRLDHGVAEL, encoded by the coding sequence ATGACGGATGCCGCCACCGCGCGCCGATCTACCGGCACGCCGATCGCCACCACCTCGACCACCGACGCATTCAAGACCGCGTTCCGCGGTCACCCGGCCGGCGTCGCACTCATCACGAGCATGGCGCCGGACGGACCGGTGGGCCTGACCGCATCGAGCGTCGCCTCGGTCTCCGCCGAGCCTCCGGCGATCTCGTTCTCGGTGACCAGGGCGACCGGATCGGCGGGCGGTCTGCTTGCGGCCGAGAGCATGCTCGTGCACTTCCTCGGGGCCCAGCACGTCGATGTCGCCCGTGCTTTCGCGCGGTCGGGTCAGCCGCGGTTCACGCCCGAGCAGGGCTGGTCGCATCTCGAGACCGGCGAACCGTGGCTTTCCGACGCCCCGGCGGCGCTCCGCTGCCGTACGCTGCACGTGGTGCAGGTCGGCGGGTCATCGCTCGTGGTCGCCGAAGTGCTCGACGTATTCCTCGGCGAAGAGGCGCCGTCGCTTCTCTACCGCGATCGGGGCTTCATCCGCCTCGACCACGGCGTTGCCGAACTCTGA
- a CDS encoding superoxide dismutase yields the protein MPAYSLPELPYDYAALAPHISATIMELHHSKHHQAYVTGANTALEQLAEARESGNLANVNKLEKDLAFNLGGHINHSVFWQNMSPDGGGSPEGELAAAIDDGFGSFDAFRAHFTATALGVQGSGWAVLAWDSVGARPVVFQLFDQQGNAPLGVTPLLQLDVWEHAYYLDYRNVRADYVKAFWEIVNWADVQARFTRASTATSGLIVPSAD from the coding sequence ATGCCCGCCTATTCTCTGCCCGAACTGCCCTACGACTACGCTGCGCTCGCCCCGCACATCTCGGCGACGATCATGGAGCTGCACCACTCAAAGCACCACCAGGCCTATGTGACGGGCGCGAACACGGCGCTCGAACAGCTCGCCGAAGCCCGAGAGAGCGGCAACCTCGCGAACGTCAACAAGCTCGAGAAGGACCTCGCGTTCAACCTCGGCGGCCACATCAACCACAGCGTGTTCTGGCAGAACATGTCGCCCGATGGCGGCGGCTCCCCCGAAGGCGAGCTCGCGGCGGCGATCGATGACGGCTTCGGCTCGTTCGACGCGTTCCGCGCGCACTTCACGGCGACGGCACTCGGCGTGCAGGGCTCGGGGTGGGCCGTGCTGGCCTGGGACAGCGTCGGCGCGCGTCCCGTGGTCTTCCAGCTCTTCGACCAGCAGGGCAATGCGCCCTTGGGCGTGACTCCGTTGCTGCAGCTCGACGTGTGGGAGCACGCGTACTACCTCGACTACCGGAACGTGCGCGCAGACTATGTGAAGGCGTTCTGGGAGATCGTGAACTGGGCCGACGTGCAGGCCCGGTTCACGCGGGCCAGCACCGCCACCAGCGGCCTCATCGTGCCGAGCGCCGACTGA
- a CDS encoding GreA/GreB family elongation factor, protein MTTKSVWMTPAALARLEAELAELSRPGRTLSDTEQARAAELRTSVRNAEVGQKPDDGLVEPGMRIAVRFDDDEEPTSFLLGSRELADLDATVDLDVYSPTSPLGAAITGRYVGDTVTYEAPNRAVRVTVLEAVPFG, encoded by the coding sequence ATGACCACGAAATCCGTGTGGATGACCCCGGCCGCGCTCGCGCGCCTCGAAGCCGAACTCGCCGAACTCTCGCGGCCCGGTCGAACGCTGAGCGACACCGAACAGGCCCGCGCCGCGGAGCTCCGCACGAGCGTGCGCAACGCCGAGGTGGGCCAGAAACCCGATGACGGACTCGTCGAGCCCGGCATGCGCATCGCGGTGCGATTCGACGACGACGAAGAGCCGACGAGCTTCCTGCTCGGCAGCCGCGAACTCGCCGATCTCGACGCGACGGTCGACCTCGACGTCTACTCGCCGACCTCACCGCTCGGCGCCGCGATCACCGGCCGGTACGTCGGCGACACCGTCACCTACGAGGCGCCGAACCGAGCCGTGCGGGTCACCGTGCTCGAAGCTGTGCCGTTCGGCTGA
- a CDS encoding dihydrofolate reductase family protein, producing MRSVTYSMSVSLDGYIVGPDGGFDWTVPDEEVFRLAIDEARGVGVHLLGRRLYETMLYWETADQDPSLDDAEREWAALWNPLPKVVFSTTLSEVQGNARLASGDVAHEIARLRAEPGESEIAIGGATLAAAAAESDLIDEYRARVYPVLVGGGIPFFPQHERRVDLELIENRTFGSGVVFLRHRVVHRQ from the coding sequence ATGCGCAGCGTGACCTATTCGATGAGTGTCTCGCTCGACGGGTACATCGTCGGGCCGGACGGCGGGTTCGACTGGACGGTTCCCGATGAGGAGGTGTTCCGTCTCGCGATCGACGAGGCGCGTGGGGTCGGTGTCCACCTACTGGGTCGAAGACTGTACGAGACGATGCTGTACTGGGAGACGGCCGACCAAGATCCATCGCTCGACGACGCCGAGCGAGAGTGGGCGGCGCTCTGGAATCCGCTCCCGAAAGTGGTGTTCTCCACGACGCTGTCGGAGGTGCAGGGCAATGCCCGTCTGGCCTCCGGCGACGTCGCGCACGAGATCGCGCGGCTGCGAGCGGAGCCCGGAGAGAGCGAGATCGCGATCGGCGGTGCGACCCTCGCCGCCGCGGCGGCCGAGTCGGACCTGATCGACGAGTACCGGGCCAGGGTCTATCCGGTGCTGGTCGGCGGCGGCATTCCGTTCTTCCCCCAGCACGAGCGACGTGTGGATCTCGAGCTCATCGAGAACCGCACCTTCGGCTCTGGAGTCGTCTTCCTCCGCCATCGGGTGGTGCACCGGCAATAG
- a CDS encoding pyruvate dehydrogenase, whose amino-acid sequence MARTIADQLVAQLIDAGVDHIYGIVGDSLNPVVDAVRRSGGKAKGGIDWIHVRHEESAALMAAAEAQLTGRLAVCAGSCGPGNLHLINGLFDAHRSGAPVLAIASHIPSAQIGSAYFQETHPERLFVECSNYCEQIMTAVQSPRVVNSALRHAITGPGVAVVVLPGDVAGFDASASFPSLVPTGPATLMPNDADVRRLAEAIDAAKTVAIFAGAGVEGAHDEVIAFAELLKAPIGHSLRGKQWIQYDNPFDVGMTGLLGYGAAHAGIHDADLLLLVGTDFPYEQFLPDTGKVVIAQIDTDAAHLGRRVNVAHPVHGDVRATLDRLTSLVKPKKSSAFLDRTLKKHRKLLDSVVGTYTDVSETTPIHPEYAISLIDEAAADDAVFTADTGMGNVWQARYVTPGPDRRIIGSFIHGSMANALPHAIGAQLAYPERQVVAIAGDGGLSMLLGELITAAAYELPIKVFVFNNSTLGLVKLEMLVDGFPSFGVDVPAVDYAGIAEAIGFHAVRVEDPHALNDAVSAAFAHDGPALVDIITDPRALSLPPAITGEQVKGFALAMSKTVLHGGAAEAVAMARSNIRHLPGL is encoded by the coding sequence GTGGCACGCACCATCGCCGATCAGCTCGTCGCTCAACTCATCGATGCCGGCGTCGATCACATCTACGGCATCGTCGGGGACTCGCTGAATCCCGTCGTCGACGCCGTGCGCCGCTCAGGCGGCAAGGCGAAGGGCGGCATCGACTGGATCCACGTGCGCCACGAAGAATCAGCAGCTCTCATGGCCGCAGCCGAGGCCCAGCTCACGGGCAGGCTCGCGGTGTGCGCCGGCAGTTGCGGGCCGGGAAACCTCCACCTGATCAACGGCCTCTTCGATGCGCACCGCTCGGGCGCTCCGGTTCTCGCGATCGCAAGCCACATTCCGAGCGCGCAGATCGGCTCGGCATACTTTCAGGAGACCCACCCCGAGCGCCTCTTCGTCGAGTGCTCGAACTATTGCGAGCAGATCATGACCGCCGTGCAATCACCTCGGGTGGTGAACTCGGCGCTTCGTCACGCGATCACCGGCCCCGGAGTGGCGGTGGTCGTGTTGCCCGGAGATGTCGCGGGGTTCGACGCATCCGCTTCATTCCCCTCGCTCGTGCCGACTGGGCCGGCGACGCTCATGCCGAACGACGCCGATGTGCGCCGACTCGCGGAGGCGATCGATGCCGCGAAGACGGTCGCGATCTTCGCCGGTGCCGGCGTCGAGGGCGCGCACGACGAGGTCATCGCCTTCGCCGAGCTCCTCAAGGCGCCGATCGGGCATTCGCTGCGCGGCAAGCAGTGGATTCAGTACGACAACCCCTTCGACGTCGGCATGACCGGCCTCCTGGGCTACGGCGCCGCCCACGCCGGCATCCACGACGCCGACCTGCTGCTGCTCGTCGGCACCGACTTCCCGTACGAACAGTTCCTGCCCGACACCGGCAAGGTGGTCATTGCCCAGATCGATACGGATGCCGCCCACCTCGGTCGTCGCGTCAACGTCGCGCACCCTGTTCACGGTGATGTGCGCGCGACGCTCGACCGTCTCACGAGTCTCGTGAAACCGAAGAAGAGCAGTGCGTTCCTCGATCGTACGCTGAAGAAGCACCGCAAGCTCCTCGACTCCGTCGTGGGCACCTATACGGATGTCTCGGAGACGACGCCGATCCATCCGGAGTACGCGATCTCGCTCATCGACGAGGCCGCGGCCGACGACGCGGTCTTCACGGCAGACACCGGCATGGGCAACGTCTGGCAGGCCCGCTACGTGACACCCGGCCCCGATCGCCGCATCATCGGATCGTTCATCCACGGCTCGATGGCGAATGCACTCCCCCACGCGATCGGTGCGCAGCTCGCCTACCCAGAGCGGCAGGTCGTCGCGATCGCCGGCGATGGCGGCCTCTCGATGCTGCTCGGGGAGCTGATCACCGCAGCGGCATACGAGCTGCCGATCAAGGTCTTCGTGTTCAACAACTCGACGCTCGGACTCGTGAAGCTCGAGATGCTCGTCGACGGCTTCCCGTCGTTCGGCGTCGATGTGCCGGCGGTCGACTACGCGGGCATCGCCGAAGCGATCGGATTCCACGCCGTGCGAGTCGAAGACCCGCACGCGCTGAACGACGCCGTGTCGGCCGCCTTCGCCCACGACGGTCCGGCACTCGTCGACATCATCACCGATCCGCGCGCGCTCTCATTGCCCCCGGCGATCACAGGCGAACAGGTGAAGGGCTTCGCGCTCGCCATGTCGAAGACGGTGCTGCACGGCGGCGCCGCAGAGGCCGTCGCGATGGCCCGCTCCAATATCAGGCACCTGCCGGGTCTCTGA
- a CDS encoding GNAT family N-acetyltransferase, with the protein MITDVTEDLEPIQLRVAPASEVPFSDIEAVFGTRGDPAHCWCQWYKIPGSDWRRFGDEGLHDRLKEQVRATGLGRGLIAYDGETPVGWCAVEPRTDLPRIRQSTIIKGGTAHPDFDDTAVWAVSCFVVPRNHRGRGVARVLAEAAVDFARTGGALVVEAYAVDPKIRTKVTADALFHGTVSMFARAGFTEVARPRADRAIMQVELTK; encoded by the coding sequence GTGATCACCGACGTGACCGAAGACCTCGAACCGATCCAGCTGCGGGTCGCGCCTGCGAGCGAGGTTCCATTTTCCGATATCGAGGCCGTCTTCGGCACTCGCGGCGACCCCGCGCACTGCTGGTGCCAGTGGTACAAGATTCCGGGCAGCGACTGGCGCAGATTCGGCGACGAGGGGCTGCACGACCGGCTGAAAGAGCAGGTTCGCGCGACCGGTCTCGGGCGCGGGCTCATCGCCTACGACGGCGAGACTCCGGTCGGCTGGTGCGCCGTCGAACCGCGCACCGACCTCCCCCGCATCCGCCAGAGCACCATCATCAAGGGCGGCACCGCGCATCCCGACTTCGACGACACCGCGGTCTGGGCGGTCTCGTGCTTCGTCGTGCCTCGCAATCATCGGGGCCGGGGCGTCGCTCGCGTACTCGCCGAGGCGGCCGTCGACTTCGCCCGCACTGGCGGGGCCCTCGTCGTCGAGGCCTACGCCGTCGACCCGAAGATCCGCACGAAGGTGACAGCCGACGCGCTCTTCCACGGCACGGTCTCGATGTTCGCGCGCGCCGGATTCACCGAGGTCGCTCGCCCGAGAGCAGATCGAGCGATCATGCAGGTCGAGCTGACGAAGTAG
- a CDS encoding DUF4166 domain-containing protein translates to MTDAAGDVPAVASATVGAVFPRALGDDFRRLHPMMQRRFGVSLDGGYACVGRGVMTRVRRGPWWTVPFLQFGRLRNILIPEVGRDVPFTIENHAYLDPFGRETVTFVREYRVPDRRRSSRFDATMVFDPRRCVVVDYLGTHQHLAVDLTLEVESDGSLLLRSGAQRFREGWIDFRFPMLFSGYAELRERFDEDHGVFRVRLEVRNRVFGFLFGYEGWFVSEFPESAELPGHVLPKRHEARY, encoded by the coding sequence ATGACCGACGCGGCCGGCGACGTTCCGGCCGTCGCATCCGCCACGGTCGGGGCGGTGTTCCCTCGGGCACTCGGCGACGATTTCCGACGCCTGCACCCGATGATGCAGCGGCGCTTCGGCGTCTCGCTCGACGGCGGGTATGCGTGCGTCGGCCGAGGTGTGATGACGCGGGTTCGGCGCGGACCGTGGTGGACGGTGCCGTTCCTGCAGTTCGGGCGGCTCCGCAACATCCTGATTCCCGAGGTCGGCCGTGATGTGCCGTTCACGATCGAGAACCACGCCTACCTCGACCCGTTCGGGCGGGAGACCGTGACGTTCGTGCGCGAGTACCGGGTGCCGGACCGACGGCGCTCGAGCCGCTTCGACGCGACGATGGTGTTCGACCCGCGGCGGTGCGTCGTGGTCGACTACCTCGGCACGCACCAGCACCTCGCCGTCGATCTCACGCTCGAAGTGGAGTCCGACGGGTCGCTGCTGCTGCGTTCGGGTGCGCAGCGCTTTCGCGAGGGGTGGATCGACTTCAGGTTTCCGATGCTGTTCTCGGGGTACGCCGAATTGCGCGAACGGTTCGATGAAGACCATGGAGTGTTCAGGGTGCGCCTCGAAGTGCGCAACCGCGTCTTCGGCTTTCTCTTCGGATACGAGGGTTGGTTCGTGAGCGAGTTCCCCGAATCCGCCGAGCTGCCGGGGCACGTGTTGCCGAAGCGGCACGAGGCGCGGTACTGA
- a CDS encoding SRPBCC family protein yields MSRRPSRARTSRSGAHGLYIEILIRADLDEVWRLTQDPSLHPRWDLRFSSIMPDGSLPGGGSRFTYERALGVHTIRGTGVSIGERANADGGATSALRFDTDDPWSPLRDGRGYWRYIQTPDGVRFITGYDYEPGFGKLADRVIRPFVRWMTAWSFDRLRIWAETGAPPEHWPVASAAMFWRRGRPRARRCRTSPPARGAFSFVPDSLAALGSP; encoded by the coding sequence ATGTCACGGCGCCCGAGTCGTGCTCGAACGAGCAGGTCGGGGGCTCATGGGCTCTACATCGAGATCCTCATTCGCGCGGACCTCGACGAGGTGTGGCGGCTCACGCAGGATCCGTCGCTGCACCCGCGGTGGGATCTTCGTTTCTCCTCGATCATGCCCGATGGCTCGCTGCCCGGCGGCGGTTCGCGGTTCACGTACGAACGCGCGCTCGGCGTGCACACCATCCGCGGCACCGGCGTCTCGATCGGCGAGCGAGCCAACGCCGACGGCGGTGCGACCTCGGCCCTGCGATTCGACACGGATGACCCGTGGTCGCCGCTGCGCGACGGCCGCGGCTACTGGCGATATATCCAGACTCCCGACGGTGTGCGCTTCATCACGGGGTATGACTACGAGCCCGGATTCGGGAAGCTCGCAGACCGCGTCATCCGCCCGTTCGTGCGCTGGATGACGGCGTGGAGCTTCGATCGGCTTCGCATCTGGGCCGAGACGGGCGCGCCGCCCGAGCACTGGCCGGTGGCATCGGCTGCGATGTTCTGGCGGCGCGGGCGCCCCCGTGCCCGGCGTTGCCGCACCTCACCGCCCGCGCGCGGCGCGTTCTCGTTCGTTCCCGACAGCCTCGCCGCTCTGGGGAGCCCATGA
- the der gene encoding ribosome biogenesis GTPase Der yields MTDQGEDFDAPDDDLAERLESVDDDLAERRAATLRSGLADYALDDDDLDVLELSEEGEEGIRYLPALPVIAIVGRPNVGKSALVNRILGRREAVVEDTPGVTRDRVSYKGEYLDRRFTLVDTGGWEPDAKGIDASVAAQAEVAIDLCDVVLFVVDATVGATSTDEHVVRLLRKADKPVFLLANKVDDVRQEPEAAALWNLGLGEPYPVSALHGRGVADMLESVFTVLPQVSAVAKDEFGGPRRVAILGRPNVGKSSLLNKSAGEERVVVNELAGTTRDPVDEQIELGGKIWRFVDTAGIRRRVHLQQGADFYASLRTQAALEKAEVAVVLLDVSVPISEQDVRIIDLVLESGRALVLAYNKWDLLDDERRRYLEREIEQDLHHVSWAPRVNISAKTGRHLEKLVPALETALESWDTRIPTGKFNAFLTELTQEHPHPVRGGKQPRVLFGTQAASRPPTFVLFTTGFLDPGYRRFIQRRLREIYGFEGSPIVINMRVRERRDRNK; encoded by the coding sequence ATGACCGATCAGGGCGAAGACTTCGACGCTCCCGACGACGATCTCGCCGAGCGCCTCGAAAGCGTCGACGACGATCTTGCCGAGCGGCGTGCGGCCACGCTGCGGTCGGGACTCGCCGACTACGCGCTCGACGACGACGACCTCGACGTGCTCGAACTGTCGGAGGAGGGCGAGGAGGGCATCCGCTACCTGCCCGCGCTGCCCGTCATCGCGATCGTCGGCCGCCCGAATGTCGGCAAGTCCGCCCTCGTCAACCGCATCCTCGGGCGACGCGAGGCCGTCGTCGAAGACACGCCGGGTGTCACCCGCGACCGTGTGTCGTACAAGGGCGAGTACCTCGACCGCCGATTCACCCTCGTCGACACCGGCGGCTGGGAGCCCGATGCGAAGGGCATCGACGCCTCCGTCGCCGCGCAGGCCGAGGTCGCGATCGACCTCTGCGACGTCGTGCTCTTCGTCGTCGACGCAACCGTCGGGGCGACGTCGACCGACGAGCACGTCGTGCGACTGCTCCGCAAGGCAGACAAGCCCGTCTTCCTGCTGGCGAACAAGGTCGACGACGTTCGGCAGGAGCCCGAGGCGGCCGCACTCTGGAACCTCGGCCTCGGCGAGCCGTACCCCGTCTCGGCTCTGCACGGCCGCGGCGTCGCCGACATGCTCGAATCGGTCTTCACCGTGCTGCCGCAGGTCTCCGCCGTCGCCAAAGACGAGTTCGGCGGCCCGCGCCGGGTCGCGATCCTCGGACGCCCGAACGTGGGAAAGTCCAGCCTGCTCAACAAGTCGGCAGGCGAAGAGCGCGTCGTCGTGAACGAACTCGCGGGCACCACGCGCGATCCGGTCGACGAGCAGATCGAACTCGGCGGCAAGATCTGGCGCTTCGTCGACACCGCCGGCATCCGCCGCCGCGTGCACCTGCAGCAGGGCGCCGATTTCTACGCCTCGCTCCGCACCCAGGCGGCGCTCGAGAAGGCCGAGGTCGCCGTCGTGCTCCTCGACGTCTCGGTGCCGATCTCCGAACAAGACGTGCGCATCATCGACCTCGTGCTCGAGTCGGGGCGCGCGCTCGTGCTCGCCTACAACAAGTGGGACCTGCTCGACGACGAACGCCGCCGGTACCTCGAGCGAGAGATCGAACAAGACCTGCACCACGTGTCGTGGGCACCTCGCGTCAACATCTCTGCGAAGACCGGCCGCCACCTCGAGAAGCTCGTACCGGCACTCGAAACGGCGCTCGAGTCGTGGGACACGCGAATTCCGACCGGCAAGTTCAATGCGTTCCTCACCGAGTTGACGCAGGAGCACCCGCACCCGGTGCGCGGCGGCAAGCAGCCTCGCGTGCTGTTCGGCACCCAGGCGGCCAGCCGACCGCCGACCTTCGTGCTGTTCACGACCGGATTCCTCGACCCGGGCTACCGGCGGTTCATCCAGCGGCGCCTGCGCGAGATCTACGGTTTCGAGGGCTCGCCCATCGTCATCAACATGCGCGTGCGCGAGCGGCGCGACCGCAACAAGTAG
- the cmk gene encoding (d)CMP kinase has protein sequence MAPVIPLVVAVDGPAGSGKSSVSKEVARRLDFGFLDTGAAYRALAWHAEASGVDTGDAASVVSCLDSFDYRIGTDPTGYAVQVGDTDVTEAIRDPQISAVVSAVARVPEVRRHLIELFRSIMAAVDTDGIVVEGRDITTVVAPDAPVRILLTASEAVRMGRRSAELAGSSAEAVGEQLRRRDAADSKVVDFMTAAPGVTTVDSTELDFDQTVDAVIGVIRAAQPAFAPESSVPGTQISEETP, from the coding sequence GTGGCACCGGTCATCCCGCTCGTCGTGGCCGTCGACGGCCCGGCCGGCAGCGGAAAGTCGAGCGTGTCGAAAGAGGTCGCGCGCCGGCTCGACTTCGGCTTCCTCGACACGGGCGCCGCGTATCGGGCGTTGGCGTGGCACGCCGAGGCATCCGGAGTCGACACCGGCGACGCGGCATCCGTCGTCTCGTGTCTGGATTCGTTCGACTACCGCATCGGCACCGATCCGACCGGCTACGCCGTGCAGGTCGGCGACACCGATGTGACCGAGGCGATCCGCGACCCGCAGATCTCTGCGGTCGTGAGTGCCGTCGCGCGCGTGCCCGAGGTGCGCCGGCATCTGATCGAGTTGTTCCGGTCGATCATGGCGGCCGTCGATACCGACGGCATCGTCGTCGAGGGGCGCGACATCACGACCGTGGTCGCGCCGGATGCGCCTGTTCGCATCCTCCTCACAGCATCCGAAGCAGTTAGAATGGGCAGGCGCTCCGCCGAGCTGGCCGGATCATCGGCCGAGGCAGTGGGAGAGCAGTTGCGGAGGCGCGACGCGGCGGACTCCAAGGTCGTGGACTTCATGACCGCGGCGCCCGGCGTCACCACCGTCGATTCGACCGAACTCGACTTCGACCAGACGGTCGATGCGGTGATCGGCGTGATCCGCGCGGCGCAGCCGGCGTTCGCTCCCGAGTCGAGCGTGCCGGGCACACAGATTTCAGAGGAGACACCATGA
- a CDS encoding prephenate dehydrogenase: MTESRLTGPVRVVGVGLLGASIGLGLRAKGVEVILADASPTHLAIAVDYGAGRPAAASDRPQLVVVCVPPDVTADVVAAELDAHPDAIVTDVASVKLAVYEDLKARGADLSRYIGTHPMAGRERGGPMSGRADLFVGRPWVVAAHGGISYQDGSAIDDLILDLGATLVELTPEQHDDAVALVSHVPQVVSSLMARRLIDAPHASVNLAGQGLRDVTRVAASDPELWVQILGQNAGPVAEILHGYRDDLDRFLDALDNLDAPGARRRVTEELFGGNTGVERLPGKHGVDRRYSSLIVMIDDRPGQLARLFNDVGEAGANIEDLRLEHSPEAQIGLAEISVLPEMQQHLTDELAARGWRIAG, from the coding sequence GTGACCGAATCACGTCTGACCGGTCCGGTGCGCGTGGTCGGCGTCGGCCTGCTCGGCGCGAGCATCGGGCTCGGGCTGCGCGCGAAAGGCGTCGAGGTGATCCTCGCCGATGCCTCGCCGACGCATCTCGCGATCGCGGTCGACTACGGTGCGGGCCGGCCCGCCGCTGCGAGTGATCGTCCGCAGCTCGTCGTCGTGTGCGTTCCGCCCGATGTGACCGCGGACGTCGTCGCCGCCGAGCTCGATGCTCACCCCGACGCGATCGTCACCGATGTGGCGAGCGTGAAGCTCGCCGTCTACGAAGACCTGAAGGCGCGCGGCGCCGACCTCTCGCGGTACATCGGTACCCACCCCATGGCCGGGCGCGAGCGTGGCGGCCCGATGTCGGGTCGTGCCGATCTCTTCGTCGGCCGCCCGTGGGTGGTCGCCGCCCACGGCGGCATCTCCTATCAAGACGGGTCGGCGATCGACGACCTCATCCTCGATCTCGGGGCCACGCTCGTCGAGCTCACGCCCGAGCAGCACGACGACGCCGTCGCGCTCGTCTCGCACGTGCCGCAGGTCGTCTCGAGCCTCATGGCCCGTCGCCTGATCGACGCACCGCACGCCTCGGTGAACCTCGCAGGGCAAGGTCTTCGCGACGTCACGCGGGTCGCGGCGAGCGACCCCGAGCTCTGGGTGCAGATCCTCGGGCAGAACGCCGGGCCGGTCGCCGAGATCCTCCACGGCTACCGCGACGATCTCGATCGCTTTCTCGACGCGCTCGACAACCTGGATGCGCCGGGCGCCCGTCGCCGCGTCACCGAAGAGCTCTTCGGCGGCAACACGGGCGTCGAGCGCCTGCCTGGCAAGCACGGCGTCGACCGTCGCTACTCGAGCCTCATCGTCATGATCGACGACCGGCCCGGCCAGCTCGCGCGGCTCTTCAACGACGTCGGCGAAGCCGGCGCCAACATCGAAGACCTGCGCCTCGAGCACTCGCCGGAGGCGCAGATCGGCCTCGCCGAGATTTCGGTGCTCCCCGAGATGCAGCAGCACCTCACCGATGAGCTGGCCGCGCGCGGCTGGCGGATTGCAGGTTGA
- a CDS encoding pseudouridine synthase — MTDTTGWGGEPAPEGVRLQKVLAAAGVASRRVSEQYIVEGRVEVNGVVVTELGRRIDPETDLVAVDGVAVQLDPAKRYYMLNKPRGVVSSMRDEQGRPDLTRFTDDLEDRVFNVGRLDAETSGLLLLTNDGDLAHVLAHPSFGVSKTYIAKVAGRVTPQVIQQLKNGIELDDGPIAADRARILQQQGDDRHSMVELTLHSGRNRIVRRMLDAVGHPVVDLVRRSFGPLNLGTLRSGHLRELTTVELGQLLTISRAADAGRDDGADPNEGES; from the coding sequence TTGACTGACACGACCGGCTGGGGCGGCGAGCCGGCGCCCGAGGGCGTTCGACTGCAGAAGGTGCTTGCCGCGGCCGGCGTCGCGAGCCGGCGCGTCTCCGAGCAGTACATCGTCGAGGGCCGTGTCGAGGTGAACGGCGTGGTCGTCACCGAGCTCGGCCGCCGCATCGACCCCGAGACCGACCTCGTCGCCGTCGACGGCGTCGCCGTGCAACTCGACCCCGCGAAGCGCTACTACATGCTGAACAAGCCGCGTGGCGTCGTCTCGTCGATGCGTGACGAGCAGGGGCGACCCGACCTCACGCGGTTCACCGACGACCTCGAAGATCGCGTGTTCAACGTCGGCCGACTCGATGCCGAGACGAGCGGCCTGCTGTTGCTCACGAACGACGGCGACCTGGCTCACGTGCTCGCGCACCCGTCGTTCGGCGTCTCGAAGACGTACATCGCGAAGGTCGCCGGCCGCGTCACACCCCAGGTCATCCAACAGCTGAAGAACGGCATCGAGCTCGACGACGGGCCCATCGCCGCCGACCGGGCGCGCATCCTGCAGCAGCAGGGCGACGATCGGCACTCGATGGTCGAGCTCACGCTCCATTCCGGCCGAAACCGCATCGTGCGCCGCATGCTCGACGCGGTGGGGCACCCGGTCGTCGACCTCGTGCGCCGCAGCTTCGGGCCGCTGAACCTCGGCACCCTCCGATCAGGCCACCTGCGCGAGTTGACTACAGTGGAGCTGGGCCAGCTGCTCACCATCTCCCGCGCCGCGGATGCTGGCCGCGATGACGGCGCCGACCCGAACGAAGGTGAGTCGTGA